A segment of the Lycium barbarum isolate Lr01 chromosome 7, ASM1917538v2, whole genome shotgun sequence genome:
TCTTaactatatatattatagtattgcTTAAATCCTTTTCATGATGAAATTAAATTACTATCAGATAATCGTATTATTCGGTCCCCCCGAGCTTGAAACAGACAAGGCAACAAAAAAATCTTAAAAGAATACTTCAATCAATTTGTTTGGAGTAATTTCCCATAAGTTTAAAATAATTTGCGGGGTTTTTAACAATTTTGATCTTTCCATTGAAATTATAGGCCAAGCAAATAAGATACACTCCTACTCATTTGCTTTTTCACACAGTTAACTAGAAAGTAAAAGTTTAGATGGATGATCTTCGTAAATATATATAGGACAAAATTGAAAGTGAatgaaaaacaaaaaggaaaaggacCAAAATATCCAGAAATATAGGTCAAATTTATCTTCAGTTACGTTTATTGGCTCAAAAATATCCTCATCATTATGTTTTTGGCTCAAAAATGCCCTCAAACTAGCCAAATAGCTCAAAAATATCTTTCCTACTAACAGTTACTCTAAAACAAGGGAAAATGAGTCAATTTTGCCTTTAAACTATTCGAAAtaggacagttttgcaaaatttTATATGTCATCGTTTTTGCATATATACTGCATATAATTTTTAGCTTTCTTATgtgtactatatgtatatatgttgtgtcTAGCTTGTCGCTTTAAGATATGCCTTGATCATAATGATCTAAGTGGATCTGAGGGTTAGACTAATTTCATATAAAATTGACGTACAAATGTGAAATAAAATACTCTAATAGGTCAAGTAAAGTGTGTATATATGTGCTACACAAATTATAATATGTGCATGTATAAACCTGTATTCCCGCTAGAAATTTTTGCAGAGAGCCAATTGAAGATAGGTTTGGAAATTCTATAGAGGGGAATTGGAAAATTTTGGTGAAAGATCAAAAAGCCCATAAAAATATCTATTTTAATGAGGTGGCAGGGATATTTTAGTGAATCAAAAAGTGAGTACAATGCTAACCTAGCAAAAGCATAAGCGTCTAAAGGACCACTTGGGAAGCCACAGAAGATTATAATTTCGTTAACATTTAGCTATGCTGTTTAATCGTATTTAAAGAATATTCCATTTCGAAAAACTCCAAGTCTTGAGAACGAAGTAGTGCCAAATTGTCACAAAATGTAGACATgcataaaaaaatagaaaaaagaaataaagaataAACCAAGAAAATTAATGTTGCGTAAGCGTGATATATCCTTGATGCACGCCGAATTTGTTTAAGTATCTGATTTATAAACAAATGTGAATGTTATAAGTGCATTAAGTTTTCCATTAAACGTATGAAATTTTACTAAATATTCAAGTAACTTACATGTTTGAAGTGTAGGAAAATTATTATTAATAGTCAATATATCTTATTCAGtaatttgtgttttttttttatttgtaagTTACAGAAGATATATGTtccaaaaaatagtttttttctCTATTTTAATCAAATGTGTGAATAAAGATATTCAATAAAAATGCTTAtcttttttattaaatttaataaaaatggatatatataaactttttatttataatttcatTTATAATAATTACATTTTATTATACTTAATTACGGATATATCTCGGGATGTATTCAAACTTGAAGTATATTATGAGTGTGTTTGGTGTAATTAAAGACTGGGGCCTCCCTCGGGGCTAAAGTTACATGGAACGACTCTACTcatttgtgtgtgtatatatatgtgtgtgtttatGATTGTTGTCTACTTATAACGGGGAAGCAAAAGCAATCCTATGATTTCTATCCactttcattaaaggtaaacACTTATCCACATCAGATCTTTATGGCTGTCCAAGTAGAACCGAAACTTTCTATCATTGAGTTCACAGATGAAAATTTGATGGCTGGAACAAGCTCATGGATATCAACTTCCCGAGAAATCCGACGTGCCCTGGAAGAGTACGGCTGCTTTGCGGCGGTGTACAAGAAAGTATCGCCGGAGCTCCGGGAAGTCACGTTTGATCACTGCAAGGAGTTGTTCCAACTTCCTTTGGAAACTAAACTCCAAAATACTTCCAATGTTTTTGGGTTTGGCTATGGTGGTAATTTCCCTAACATGCCTCTTGCTGAATAttttggcattgaaaatggtacAACTCTTGATTCAACCAAGAATTTTGCTAAGCAGATGTGGCCAAACGGTAACGTCGATAAATTTTGGTAAGTACTCGCTAGCTTAATTTATGTGGTATTTTttgtttttcgagagtcaaaagAATACCAAATATGAAACAGATTCAAAAGAAAACCAAGTAAGATCATGGAATTTAAGAAAAGAATACCATTAGAATATGGTGGTCTTAGTATATGAAACAGATATTCATTCCTATATAAAATGAAACAGATCTAGGAAATATTTCATTTCAAAAGAATTTAAATTACATACAGTGGTGTAAAAACTGTTCCTACCTCCTTTGGTTCCAATTTTTGTTAAAGTGgatacaaaatttaagaaagaattGTAAACTTTTTAAATTTGTATTCTTATACATACCATAACTAGGGGTACATGGACCggattggttcggattttttaaacaccaaatcaaaccaattgcatcggattttaaaatttatacaccaaaccaataaaatttgggtttttcaacctcgggtttttcgGGGTTTTTTcgggaatagtcttgatacaaaacatataacttttacttcaaatatttctttagtcctagtaagatataaTTATAGAATTAAGGTGTTTCttcagaaaataacacaaaatgtgagaagagtgatgtcattgtattaaaatattcaacaaaagctaatataatcagttaaaataaatattgataattaacaagccataaaagaaaatgaacataatctaaaaatactaaatcatgctaaaataagtattaattacatgacagagaaaaaaaaaacttaagttatgtatttttactctctaaatcaattatgcaaaactaaagaatagatatccaacattattgtcattcctagtggtaaattgaatttcttttgttagcattagcgttaagttggttttggtttggactttatttgagttactaacatccataggatataaaacttattgacattcaaaattctaagttgaataatatgataatagataaaaacttacaaaaaaaatttaagaaatatttataaattacattacaaataaatatttttatgtataaaatattttaaaaattgaatacatgtaatgtcaggttggtttggttcggtttgactttttttagttaaaaccaaaccaaaccaattctggtcgggttttttttccaacaccaaaccactagtctgatttttttctcggtttgattcgTTTTTTTTGTTTACTTTGTACGCCTCTAACCATAACATTTGTGTGAACATATAGAGATTCATATTCAGCGTAAaataaaaaagttttaaaaaataaaatatatatataaggcagcCCGATGCACAAAGCATTTCGCGTTAGCAGGGTCCGGAAAAGGGGCCGCACCCCAGGGTGTGATGTAGCCAGTCTACCCTAATATAAGCATTGGTAGTTGCTTTCACGGTTCGAACCCGACAACTTTACCGTTgctccaaggctccccttcaaaaaagtttgtatattatttacatataGAAACGTGTCATCTTTTTTAGATAGACTAATAAAAAAATAGTATCACATATATTGGAACTAGTGAAGTAATTAATAATCTGTGGCCACAACATTTAGCAAGGTGTATTTAACTTGTGGATGGATTAATTAAGCTCTTTCAGTAAAAATAATTATGTAATACTTTGTTGGTTATGTTGTCTTTTGCAGTGAAGAAACCCTTTCATATTCTAAATTAATAGCTGAACTTGACGATGTGGTGATTCGAATGATGTTGGAAAACTATGGCTTAGAGAAATATTACGACCCTCTAAAACATTCGTGTATGTATTTGATGAGATTCATTAAATATCGTAGCCcaaaaatgaatgaaataaacataggTCATTTGCCTCATAGAGATAAGTCATTTATGGGGATTATTGACACTAATCAAGTGGGAGGTTTGGAGATGCAAACAAGAGATGGCAAGTGGATGACTTTTCATCCTTCCTCTTATAAGACTGTCGTCTTCATAGCTGGTGAGCCGTTCACGGTAAGAATTACtcctccgttccaatttatgttACAGTTCTATTCGAATTTTAAGagttaaacaattttttttactgCAATTTTTATATatgctttttaaattttttgaattaTTAATTTATAGTAATTTTTACGTAGCTTTCAACTATGTACATTTTATTCTGAAAAATTAAAAGATTCTACGTCCACATGTATGGTCAAAATTAAAAAGTTGAATCTCGAAAAGTGAaaagtaggggtgtacaaagcaaaccgacaaaccgcaccaaaccgataattcgAACTAAACCGAGAAAAAAcctgactagtggtttggtttgacttgatttggttttaaaaagaaaaacccgaacactattggtttggtttggtttcaactaaaaaaagtcaaaccgaatcaaactaacccgacattacatttataagatttcaaacatattttatacataaaaatatttatttataatgtaatttataaatatttctttaactttttcatagtgttttgtcttttaacatattatttcaagcttgaaattagaattttaaattgtccaataagttttatagcccaatgatattagtaactcaaataaaactcaacaaaaatcaaatcaatactaatgttaacaaaagaaattcatagCTAACATTGGAATGACAATAATTTTAATATCTAGTCTTTAGatttatattagtttagaaagtgaaaatacataacttaattttatttttttatttaatatctagtcatgtaattaatactaaTTAGTCGttcttattttagcatgacttagtacttttagattatgatcattttattttatgcaatttcattaattgttttcgttgaatattttagtacaatgtcatctctcatcacgttttgtgttatttttttaataaatatctttattagatagtcgtatcttaGTAGgattaaagaaatatttgaagtacaaattatatgttttgtatgaagaatTTACCTGAAAAAAACCCGAAAACCCCGAGTAACCCGTAAAAACCGagaaaacccgacttttgttggtttggtttggtctttaaaaaatccgaaccaactcggtccatgtacacccctagtgaaaagtatcacataaattaagacaaAGAGAGTACTAACTTTACCTAGCCAAGATAAGTGAGGTATGTTTGGTATATACAGGTCATTCttaaaaaaagattaaaaattattttctgaTATTGGTACGACAagtcattgaaaaaaaaaaaaaaaaaaaaaggttgatcAAAAGGTGAAAAATATGAGTTTAGCCAAACCCAATATTTTTTGGTTCAGTTCTTGTTTATGTGTTAATATCTACGTCCAAATATTAAATCATGACCAGTGGCTTCAGTCCTTCAATTGTATCCCGAActcacaaaatttaaattttgaatccgtCTCTAAAAATAACTTCCTTGTGAGCTGAAATCATTTTCCTTATGATTATCTTTTAAATTTTAACTTCATATTCCTTGCTCCAACTaacactttatttattattgttggtggtgtggtggtggtgttgttattgttgttgtatatacAGGAAATAATTTTCTACTCACCAAcgaaaataaattaaaacaaaaCCATAGCTAAGTTAAAATTTTACTGATGATAGGCATGGAGCAATGGTAGGGTGTATGCTCCGATACATCGAGTGATTATGAAAGGAGCTGAAGATAAATATTCACTGGCATTATTCTCCTTTATGAAAGGGACTGTGAAAGTACCAGAGGAGCTGATTGATGAAGAGAATCCACAACATTTCAAGTCATTTGATCACTTTCAATTTTTGAAATATTGTGCAACAGATGGCTTGAAAGAGAAAAATCATATCAAAGCCTATTGTGGTGTTTGAGCCTTTGCATATGCTTGAATATTTATGATACAGCACTTCATTTTAAGTTGTTCTTGTAATTTCGCGGTGTTTTCTACCTTCTACTTTCAACTTCGTTAAACTATGTAAAAACGTGGGCATATAGTACTAGATATGTCTGTatacataaataaaataaaattgagtgTTTTGGTCTTTCTTGTCCTATTTTACGTGATTTTTAGTTATTAAGGAGTAGATAATCTCCTTGAATTAGTGGTATGTATTCCTAAAAGAGCAAGAAGCTATGAAGGGACAAAATTGCTTAACTAGTTTTCAGGTAGTTAGAATTTGTTTTCTCAATCAGTCACTGCAAATATTTCAAAGTTGTGCGTAAAGCAAAGCATCAATCTCAGATATTCTTCATTAGGAACTTAAAGACCCCTGCTTTAAGTTTGGTCCGAAACAAATAAGTCATTTTCTGGCAATCAAACACGaagaaatattttccttcaaaaaATATCTCCATTGGAAATGGAAAAGTGGCATCCTTCACTTTGAAATAGTTTCTAAATCTAAATTTTATAGAGTGTTGGATAATGATGCAGTTTcccctgaaaaatattttccatcatTACGGAACACTGACTCATTTTATACTTGGATTCAAGTTCCATGCACTAACTGTGTAAAATATTTTTACACTACCAATGCAATTTAATTGGCTATAGCATATTAACATATTAAACTTGCTATAAAAAATCTGTAAGTTAACCTGACGTTCTAATGCATAAAACTTAAACTGAATCTTGTAAACCGGGGAACAAAACAGGGAGCAACGTAACATATTTTGGGATGAAACTAGTACTAGGAATTACAACTAACACGATGAGTTATTTAAATATAGTTCAAAGTTTTCAAAAAGGATACACGCTGCACACCGAAAATTTCCAATGTTGTTGCCCCAAACGCTCCGAATAGACAGTAATTCTATTAGCAAGAACCATTATTAACTCCACCATTGCATCAATTAGGAATCAAAACAAAGTCTTAAGAGAAAATTTATCATTCAACGTATGAGCAAGCTATGCTCTTCTGACCAATATAACAAAATCCAAACCCTGAAAGTATTCACCAAATGACTAGCAGTAATAACATTAATTAAAGCTGCTAACAGAAAACTCGGAAAGATCAGATGACGTACATTTAGAAGAGAAACGCATATACTATAGCAGCTGTGCAACTTCTGGACCCTTCACGACATTATCCTCATGATCATATGCCGATGCTGAGTGACAATTCTGTCTTCCTGCAATGAAAGGAAAACCATGCCACAAGAACCTGCgtcaaatatatattttaaaactaCTAATCACTCATCTATTTAGATAAGCAATACCCAAAGTACGAAGTTTAGAAATTTGTAATGCTACCACATATTTAAACAGATAACTACCACCCGTCAAGCTGCAGAGTATCTTCTAAAGTGGA
Coding sequences within it:
- the LOC132603672 gene encoding 2-oxoglutarate-dependent dioxygenase AOP3-like; the encoded protein is MAVQVEPKLSIIEFTDENLMAGTSSWISTSREIRRALEEYGCFAAVYKKVSPELREVTFDHCKELFQLPLETKLQNTSNVFGFGYGGNFPNMPLAEYFGIENGTTLDSTKNFAKQMWPNGNVDKFCEETLSYSKLIAELDDVVIRMMLENYGLEKYYDPLKHSCMYLMRFIKYRSPKMNEINIGHLPHRDKSFMGIIDTNQVGGLEMQTRDGKWMTFHPSSYKTVVFIAGEPFTAWSNGRVYAPIHRVIMKGAEDKYSLALFSFMKGTVKVPEELIDEENPQHFKSFDHFQFLKYCATDGLKEKNHIKAYCGV